A single Candidatus Poribacteria bacterium DNA region contains:
- a CDS encoding T9SS type A sorting domain-containing protein, translating into MKTELHQNYPNPFNPGTWISFQLSSPQEVAVHIYNVHGRLIRRIDLGKLPAGFYLRKDRAVYWNGRDETGGPVASGIYLHQLKLGRISYMKRMVIIK; encoded by the coding sequence GTGAAAACCGAGCTACATCAGAATTACCCCAATCCGTTCAACCCTGGGACATGGATATCCTTCCAGCTCTCATCTCCTCAGGAGGTCGCAGTTCATATCTATAACGTGCACGGCAGGCTGATTCGGCGGATCGATCTGGGTAAACTGCCAGCGGGTTTCTACCTGCGTAAGGATAGAGCTGTCTACTGGAACGGCAGGGACGAAACGGGAGGACCGGTTGCTAGCGGCATATACTTACACCAACTGAAGCTGGGGAGGATCTCATACATGAAACGCATGGTTATTATCAAATAG
- a CDS encoding DUF1080 domain-containing protein, with protein MLTPEEKAEGWEELFDGRTLDGWAPTGRAEGWAVDESEGAILCTVQGGGYLYTLDEFDDFILKIDFKIDPGVNSGVFFRWSDLSDPVHTGLEMQILDTYGKEPPGKHDCGALYDMVPPRKSACKPAGEWNHVVITCKGPYITIDMNGERIIDVNIDDWDTPGMNPDGTKNKFKYAWKDLPKKGHIGLQDHGGKVWFRNIKIKRLS; from the coding sequence ATGCTCACGCCTGAGGAGAAGGCTGAAGGCTGGGAGGAGCTCTTCGATGGGAGGACGCTCGATGGATGGGCTCCGACCGGTCGAGCTGAAGGATGGGCTGTGGATGAAAGCGAAGGAGCCATCCTCTGCACCGTTCAAGGCGGGGGGTATCTCTATACCCTGGACGAGTTCGACGACTTCATCCTGAAGATAGACTTCAAAATCGATCCCGGCGTCAATAGCGGAGTATTCTTCAGATGGTCCGACCTATCCGATCCCGTCCACACGGGATTGGAGATGCAGATACTGGATACCTACGGCAAGGAACCGCCTGGCAAACATGACTGTGGTGCCCTCTACGATATGGTGCCGCCTCGAAAAAGCGCCTGTAAACCCGCAGGAGAGTGGAATCACGTCGTGATAACCTGTAAGGGGCCGTATATCACAATAGACATGAACGGCGAGAGGATAATCGACGTGAACATAGATGATTGGGATACCCCCGGGATGAACCCTGACGGGACGAAAAACAAGTTCAAATACGCGTGGAAAGACCTGCCCAAAAAGGGACATATCGGGTTGCAGGATCACGGCGGAAAGGTGTGGTTCAGAAACATCAAGATCAAGAGGCTTTCCTAA